A region of the Clostridium estertheticum subsp. estertheticum genome:
ACCTCAAAAGGAGATATTTTCCCTCTTGAATAACTTTTTATCTCTAGTGAATCAAATAATCCACTTTCTTTACCAAATCTGTTTATAGACTCTATTATTGCTGGCTCACTCCATTTATCCGCGTTATTCTTAGATAATATTTTTTTTAAAAAATATGGCATTAGTTCACTTCTATCATTACGCCTATTAAGACTACTATAACTATCATAAATGTATTTAGCCTTTGCACGAATCGGCCCTATCCATTCCACTGATTTTGAGGAATGCGTTAAATAATCAAAATCAAATACTTCACCTTTATTTTTCTTAGTTTCACTAATACGTCTATTAATATCTTGCTTAATTTTTCTAACAATAAAAAACAAACCATTCCTATCAATTCCTTCTAGTTCATTGGTTATATAGCTGCGCTTTCCTTGTAAATAATAGTTATCAGCCCATTTTCTTAAAAAATTAATATCTATATTTTTTTCTGTGATTTTACTATACTTATATTTTAAGGAATTATTATAAAAGGTAATTTCCATATCGATATTATCTTTAAGTATATGTATTGACTTAATTGTGGGTATACCCTCAATGTTAATAAACGTAAACAATGTTGACTCTTGGTCTACACTTTCTTCTTTAACAACTAATTGATCTTGATCTCGATCACCCTTTTTAATTATTTCATTCAAAATACCCACGGTAAATGATTTTTTACCCTTTGTTACTATTTCATCAAAGAATCTAACATTTATTTCATCTAGTCTAAAGTCAAAACTATATTCAAAATGAGCACTTTTCAATAGGTAAATTAATGATAAAATTGATGTTTTTCCAGTGCTGTTTTCACCTACTAAAAAATTTACTTGTTTTAATGGAATAAATGCTTTAGTAAAATTACGATAATTATCTACATATAATATTTTCATGACTTATAATACCAACCTTTCAAAAATTATTAACATTATTTATTTTATTTCGACACATATTGTATTTTAACCTTTTTTTTTGCAAATAAATATTGTTGTTAATAATTTCTCTCTATTTTTTTAAAAAATCACTTTTCTAATTATCCTATGCGCCAACAAATTTATCTACTTCTCTTTTATAATAACTTTGAAATTTAAAAAATAAAAAAGACCTCAAGGATTTCTCCCTGAGGTTTAGCTAGATTGTTCTTCTTTTATTTTGTTCTTCTTATTTTTTAATGTTTCCAAATCTTCTTTAAAGAATAAGCTTTCTCTACTTAATACTTTAATGGGTATTATCTTGCCCTTAGATACTAACTGAGATAGATACTGTCTTGAACAATCTAATAATTCTCTAGCCTCAGGAGTTGTTAACACCTCTGAGGCTAGGAACTTAATTAATTCGTCCTTTGTTTCAAATTCATATTTCATAATATTACCTCTTTCTTTTTAACAATTCATCTTTTTCAGCTTGAAGCTTTTTCTTAGTTATTTTTAACAATAAATTCCTAATCCATAAAATACAAATTACACCTAGTAATAAAACTAAAATACTGTATATTATTTTCATATTTATTGTGATATATTATTAGGTAAAGAGGAGAGAGGTTAATCACCTCTCAACTTTTTAATTTCTAGCCTTAGCTTTTCAATTTCTAACTTCGTTTTTCTGTTCATGCAGTTCAGTTGGCGTATTGTTAGTATTGAGATTACTAAGGCTATCATTTTACCTAAATTATCTATCACTTTCTCACCTCCTCTTTAATATAATTATACCACTTCGCTTGTCATGTGTCAACTAAATGTTCATAAATAATAGCAATATTAAAAATATATTTCACAAAAAAATAAAAGCCTAGAACCAGTATTTCTACTGAGTCTAGGCTTTAAATTATTGTGCTACTTGTACAGCTCCTTGTATGGTCGCTATAGTCTGTTTAAGTTGTACATTTTCGACCTGTAATTGACTTGCTCGTACTTGAACTTTCTGTAACTGTGCTTGTTTTTCCACTTCGGTTAAATCTTTATGTCCAAGTGCAAGCGTTTCTGCTTCTATAGTCCCATTTATAATAGTATCTATCTCCTCAGTTGGTTCTATATTCAGCAATTTTAGTGCAGCATATATAATTTCTTTGGATTTAGCATTTCTTTCATCTTTACCTAATTTACTATTAATACATAGCTGTTCTGCTTGATGGACCCCTACATGAACATATTTTTCTACTACTTTTAATATATCAAAAGCAGGATTAACTGGCATAATTTTATCTGCGACTGCAATAACTGCACCCGCTCCATTTAGTGCCACGTCCACCTTTTGTAATACTTCATCTACTTTTACATCTTTTCTCTTAATTAACGGAAATAAAACTAACATTGTTGCTACTACCCCTAAAGTTACCCCTAAAACTGTGCCTACATTTAATAAATTTTGCATTTTTACATTCCTCCAAGAATTTATTTTTATAATGAAAAAAAGATATCTACAAGATAGATACCTAATTGATTATTTTATATAGTCTGCAGATACATATCCACCATGATCTCCATAGAATGTTGAGTACCAATTGCCTCTTTTACAATCAATTTTAACTTTTTCGCCTTTAGTTAATTGCCCAATAATTTTGCTATTAACATTTGGTGATTCTCGAACATTCAATGTAGTTGCTGTTACAGTCCCTAACGTTGGAGTTGAAGTAATAGTAGTGCTTTTTATTGGAGTAATAACTTCTACGCAATTAGCCTTACTGATTTCTCCTATCGTTAATACCCACCAAACGGAATCAGAATCTATCGCTGTTAGTAAATCTCCCACCTTGAATTTTTTTACTAGTGCTCCAGTTATCGGATTGATGCATAATGCATTAGATTTTATTACTTTTAACACTTTACGAAATTTGATTGTAGGAGTTGGAGTAGATAACCTAGCTTTAAATTGATTCCACTTAGCCCAGTTATTATCGCTAAATGATTCCGGGCAACATTTATGTGAACAATCATAATGCCTCACCACATTGCTTATACCAATATCTAATTGTTTCATTAAGTAATTTGTTAATTCTAATGTGTTTTGTATAGTTTTCTCTGAAGGTTGTCCATTACTTTCTAAACACATTTCTATTGAGACGGAATTTCCATTAGTTTTACCAAATGCTCCATGTCCGTCGCCAATAGCCCAACTGTAATTATTGATATAGTCTATTATCTGAATTATGTTATTTGAGTCCACAAAGAAATCAGCTGAAGCTCCTCTATTTCCTCCTGAAAAGTAATCTCTATTATTCTGTGCTGTAGAACCTGTTTCTCCTACATCGTGTATAACAATAAATTTAATTGATTCATTTCTATTCGAAAAATTATAATTGATAAGTAACTTTTGAATATTTAACATTTTTATCATCTCTCCTATTTAAATATATTTTGTTGAACTGCATAAAAAAGAAGCCTTAAAAAGACTCATCTTGAAAAAATCATAGTTTTGATAAATTATTTTTTAAGTATTATAATTTGTTATTATTAATTCTTTATATTTACCCCTAGCTTTTTTGTCTTTTGAAACTGAATAATTAACCTCCACTTCCTTAAAATTAAAGCCTTCATACCATTCTCTAACCTTTTCATGATCATTAATCGTTAGAAGAAATTTTCCTTGTAAATTCTTGAGCATATTTCTTAATATAAGATGTTCTTTTTCTCCAAAAGTATTTCCATATCCAGCAGTTTCCCAATATGGAGGGTCACAAAAGAAAAAAGTGTTAGGTCTATCATACTTTTCAATGATTTTTTCGAAGCTCAAGTTTTCGACATAAGTATTTCTAAGTCTTTCTTTTAAGCTTTGTAATGCATCTTTATAAAATATTTGTGGTGATGGTCTTGTAGTAGTTCCATAACCATAGTGACCCCCTTTTCCTGCAAAACTTTGGCTTGTTAAATACAAATACCTCGTAGCTCTATGAATTTCCGTTAGGTGCTCGATAGTAGCATTTTTATATTCATCAAAAATATTTCTACCTGAGAAATCATATTCAAGTATTCTTTCTATCTCTGGAGCATGATATTTAATCATTCTGAATAAATTTATCAATTCTTTATCTATATCATTAATAACCTCAACTTTTGAAGACTCTTTGCCAAAATAAACCCATCCAGCTCCAAAGAATAACTCGGCATAACATGTATGTTCAGGTATCATCTCTATAATTGTTTTTCTTAACTTTGATTTTCCACCCATTCTTGTAATAGGTGGTTTTAGCATAGTTTCCATCTGTTTATCTATTTTTTTCATACGTATATATCCCCTTTTCATTCGTTTTTTCTAAAAAGCAATAAAAAAAGGCCTATAAAAAGCCTAAATCTACTGCTTAATTTTTATTTACTTGGAATCAATAGTGTCCTGATCCTTAATTTCTTTTTTATTTCCTTCCTGTAATTGGATAAGAGCATCTTTTAGTTTTTTAGGTATAGGTACGTTTAATCGTGCTGCGTTTTCTAAAATACTTATTCCTTCCATACCAATGTAAAAGTATATTACTAAAGTTCGGAATACCCAACCTTGACCTAGTAATCTATCTAACATTACTGCTAATGTAAGTATAATCAATATAGTGAATTTCTTTTTAAGCCCCTTAAAGCCTATATCAGAACTTAATTTGTTTTCCTTTTTGCCACATAATATCCCCATTATGTAATCTGCAATCATACAGTAAAACAAAGCTTGTAGTCCTATTTCCCATGAGCCAAACAACCATGTAAAAAGTCCAGCTGATGCAGTTCCAATAACTGCGGTTTTGCCTGTAAAGTAGTCTTGGCAGTACTCAATAAAGTGTTTCATTTACGCCCCCTTATAAAAATAAACAAAATAAAAAGACTATTTCTAGTCCCACATCTCACTTACTTTATAAATTATTTTTCTTTACACATGAATATTTTGCATTTAGAAATATCTAATAATTGGCTACCAAAATTATTCAAGGCAGCTAAATCTTCAAATCCTTCTTTCATAACCAAATCACCTACTGGAGGAATTTTACCTAAATTAGTCAACAAACCATTACTTACTTTATATACATTATTGTCTTTATCTTGTATAAGATATTTCGTTTCAGTTGCAAGTGTAATCATAGTTAATTCATTTATATACATGGCACCATTATAACTTGATGATTTTGATGTTGGTAGGATAGCGTAATATAAATATGGATTAATATTATTTAAATCAATCGTCATTGTACCAATTTTTTCTTTCCAATTAGCCACTGATATATAAGGTTGTGTGTCTAATATTACCCATGTTACACCATCATTGCTAGCTTTAAATAACCATGACTGTGGAGAATAATTATATGAAGTTGCTACTACTTTATATTGACATATAACTATCGGAGCATTAAACTTATATCCTATATATCCAAAATTGGAATTTTCTCCAAATCTAGCATCTGATGATGTTGATAGATTTTTATCAAACATAGAATAAAATTTAGCATTGCTAGGGCTTAATATTCCATTATCTCCAACTCCGTTCTTTAATAGCGGTATTGCATCCACCTTTTTCAAAATATCATCTCCCTAAGAATTTAATAATTTATTTTAACATCTCCACTAAAATATATTTTCACTTGCAATAATGTATTAGATGCATATACAACATCATACTCATTTTCTTTTGCTTGTATCCATTGTCCTTGACTATCATATTGTATTGTAAGTTCATCATAACTCTCATTATAATCAATATCATCTTGTTGTAAGAGATAAGCAAATCTTATCTTTTTAGCAGTATTTATATCATTCCAATGTTCGCCTACACTATTAAATGTATCTATATTCATTCCATATGTCTTTACATTATCCAATGATAGATTAATATCTTTCCATGTCCCTCCATACCAAGTTGCCCACGTTTCCCCACAATCCGAACTTAATATGATTTTCCCGTTTTTACCAAAGGATTTTAATTGGAATTTATCTATATGCTGAACACTTGATAAATTCATATCTCCTATAGGAATCATTAATCTATCACTTGGGATAGATTTAATTGACACATACTTATCCACCCCTTTATCTATTTGAACTATTTCTTTAATAGCCTTAAAGTCACTGAAATCAAGTTCTACAGAGTAGATATCATATTTTTCTGAAACCTCTTCAACTTTCATTTTATATTCGTAATTATTATTTAGATGGACTGTTCCATCAAAAACTAGTTTATTATCTAGTACAAAATCATTTGATTCCCCATTATTAAAACTATTTTCTGTTTTTATAACATTTTGGTCTCCGAGTTGAAATCTAAGAACATTTACCCTAGGTACTTTAAAATCTATAGTATTAATAGGAATATCTACTACCTTAGGCACTGTAGGGCTTCCTATTACACTCATTTTGGATATTTGTTTTAAACTTAATCCCGATTCGTCACCAATTTGCCTTAAATCAATAGTTGTAAACCTATTTGTATCTCCAGAAAAAACCACAATTTGTTTATCTTTTTTATTTACTACATCCACATCTGACAATTCTTCAAATTTAGTAATTCTTTTATCTATAATTTCCCTAAGTATCTTTTCACTTGACCATCCTATTTTACTAGAAACTATACTGTCATCAAGCAGTACATCATCAAGAGTTACATTAAAAAACTCACTCATGTTCTCACCTCCTACTCATTTACAATTAGCTGAAAATCTCTAACATTAAAACTATGATTATCAGCATTTTTAATTATCCTTACAAATATTTCTTTTTGAGTTCCTTGTGCTATATCTAATGCAATATTGTCTGTATAGGTTACATTATCCAGGGATAATTGAATTAGGTCATTACCGTTTGATTGAGTGCCTATATTTATATTCATATAATCTTTATTCCCTATGTTTTTAATAGTGATAAGTTCCTCCAAGTCCTGTAACAATGCTGAATCAATATTATTTATCACATTGCCAAGATATATGATTTCAAAATTGTAAGGACTTAAAACATAAGCATCTCCATAGCCAAGCTCCAATAATTCAGACTTATAATATTCTTTATTATCTAAGTCTTTAAATATAAAATATCCTTGAATTTTAGCATCTAGGAACACCTTGCATTCCATCTCAGCATTGAATTTTCTAGTGACGACTATTTCATCTTTTGAATTGTAAAACTCAACTATGAAGCCCTCTGGTGCATTTTGTAGGGTAACATATGGACTAGCATATACTTTATAATTATTTAATATAAAATCATCTGTGTTAGATTTCGTAAATCCTTGTTTTGTAAGTGAATCTGAGAACTCCATGCCTCCAATATTTATATAGGCATCTCCATCTTTGCTACTATAAGCTTGTATATAATTATCTTGCTTTAATATCTTCCAAAACTTATTTTGTGTATCTGCTTTTGTATCTTTAATTCCGAAGCTATAATCCTTATTACCTAAATAAATCATAGAATAATCGTCTATATCCATAGTTTTAAAATTCTCTTTTTCTAACTCTATAACAAACTCTTTATACTCAAATTTTCTTTCTATTTTGTTATTTGAGATTAGCTTCAATTTGCCTGAGGAAATATCTCTAGTTATATTTGCACTCCCAGCAAAATCAGAAAAAGAAGAAGCTAAGAAATAGTTCTCAGCTTCCAACAATCCATTTTTAACTTTTATAAGTTTCATTTAAATCACCTCTAAACCCTAGGTTGCATCATGTAATCATATGGTACGAACTCAATTATTTGCACATTTTTAGTTCCTGAGCCTTTCGCTATTAGCGTATGTGCCTCTTCTAAAGCGTCTGCGTAACAATTAGTTGCATAAGACATTTTTTCTACTCCTAGATTGTCAGATTCATGCCCAAATGGTAGCTGTGTTAAAGTTTTGTCTTTTAATATACCCCACATGTTTTGTCTGGGTTTTTTAAAATCTATTGTGCTTTCTATCATATTTTTTACCTCCCTAAAATATTTTTCTTTTCAAAACTTTGCGTTTCTATTATATAATTTCTTTTGCCTTTTAATTTATCTGTAGCCTTCATTAAATCACCATTTGTGGCCATTCTGTTAAAAGTTCTTTCTATATCCATAGCCTTTACATTTCCCCATATTGGAACTAAGTTGAAATGATGATACTTCATATAATCTATTAAATTTGCCATCAATATGCCTATAGATTGCAGTCCATTTTCAATATTTAAGAAATATACCTTTTCGGCTTCCCACCTAATCCATCTATATGCTCTTAAATAATCAGTATTAGGACTGGAAGTATCTAAAGTGTACCAATCATAAATCAATTCCATTAATAATTGTATAGCTTCTTTGCCGGTTATACTTAGCCATCCTTGTGTGTTCTTGTGCCATACCATTGTCAATATATTTATTAAATCCAACATTATTTCTATCGATACCGAACAAGGTGGGATATTATAATCTATTCCCCAATTCTCGCCCCATTCTATGGGGTGATTATTGTATCTTAAATATTCAAAGTCGGTATTTTCCAAAAGATCTTTCATTCTTGCATAGTCCTTATTAGGTACAACTAATCTATCTATTGGAGAGGTAGGATATAACCACCACCACCTTTTAGTTACCTCAATAAATTTATTATTGTGAGGTAAAAATATTTCTTTTTCAATTGTATTTAAATTTTTATTATAATCTTTGAAAATTTCTATTATACTTGTATTTAATAAATCTTTTTCTATTTGTTT
Encoded here:
- a CDS encoding N-acetylmuramoyl-L-alanine amidase is translated as MLNIQKLLINYNFSNRNESIKFIVIHDVGETGSTAQNNRDYFSGGNRGASADFFVDSNNIIQIIDYINNYSWAIGDGHGAFGKTNGNSVSIEMCLESNGQPSEKTIQNTLELTNYLMKQLDIGISNVVRHYDCSHKCCPESFSDNNWAKWNQFKARLSTPTPTIKFRKVLKVIKSNALCINPITGALVKKFKVGDLLTAIDSDSVWWVLTIGEISKANCVEVITPIKSTTITSTPTLGTVTATTLNVRESPNVNSKIIGQLTKGEKVKIDCKRGNWYSTFYGDHGGYVSADYIK
- a CDS encoding signal peptidase II, whose translation is MSEFFNVTLDDVLLDDSIVSSKIGWSSEKILREIIDKRITKFEELSDVDVVNKKDKQIVVFSGDTNRFTTIDLRQIGDESGLSLKQISKMSVIGSPTVPKVVDIPINTIDFKVPRVNVLRFQLGDQNVIKTENSFNNGESNDFVLDNKLVFDGTVHLNNNYEYKMKVEEVSEKYDIYSVELDFSDFKAIKEIVQIDKGVDKYVSIKSIPSDRLMIPIGDMNLSSVQHIDKFQLKSFGKNGKIILSSDCGETWATWYGGTWKDINLSLDNVKTYGMNIDTFNSVGEHWNDINTAKKIRFAYLLQQDDIDYNESYDELTIQYDSQGQWIQAKENEYDVVYASNTLLQVKIYFSGDVKINY
- a CDS encoding helix-turn-helix domain-containing protein codes for the protein MKYEFETKDELIKFLASEVLTTPEARELLDCSRQYLSQLVSKGKIIPIKVLSRESLFFKEDLETLKNKKNKIKEEQSS
- a CDS encoding DNA adenine methylase, encoding MLKPPITRMGGKSKLRKTIIEMIPEHTCYAELFFGAGWVYFGKESSKVEVINDIDKELINLFRMIKYHAPEIERILEYDFSGRNIFDEYKNATIEHLTEIHRATRYLYLTSQSFAGKGGHYGYGTTTRPSPQIFYKDALQSLKERLRNTYVENLSFEKIIEKYDRPNTFFFCDPPYWETAGYGNTFGEKEHLILRNMLKNLQGKFLLTINDHEKVREWYEGFNFKEVEVNYSVSKDKKARGKYKELIITNYNT
- a CDS encoding AAA family ATPase, yielding MKILYVDNYRNFTKAFIPLKQVNFLVGENSTGKTSILSLIYLLKSAHFEYSFDFRLDEINVRFFDEIVTKGKKSFTVGILNEIIKKGDRDQDQLVVKEESVDQESTLFTFINIEGIPTIKSIHILKDNIDMEITFYNNSLKYKYSKITEKNIDINFLRKWADNYYLQGKRSYITNELEGIDRNGLFFIVRKIKQDINRRISETKKNKGEVFDFDYLTHSSKSVEWIGPIRAKAKYIYDSYSSLNRRNDRSELMPYFLKKILSKNNADKWSEPAIIESINRFGKESGLFDSLEIKSYSRGKISPFEVNICFNNKSYKIANVGYGVSQILPIIVSALNDEYELQIIQQPEVHLHPRAQAAFGEFIYNMWSENRTFIVETHSDFIIDRFRICTKMHNKNNDSQVLFFERTDAGNNVYNIDIDENGNYSDNQPDAFRDFFITEEINLLGI
- a CDS encoding phage holin family protein produces the protein MKHFIEYCQDYFTGKTAVIGTASAGLFTWLFGSWEIGLQALFYCMIADYIMGILCGKKENKLSSDIGFKGLKKKFTILIILTLAVMLDRLLGQGWVFRTLVIYFYIGMEGISILENAARLNVPIPKKLKDALIQLQEGNKKEIKDQDTIDSK